ttctttatttatcatGCTATAACATTCTACCGTCAAAACGTCTCATTCATGCCTTACATCAATTCATGATTTAACACACTTCAAACTTCGCTTCAATCATCTTAAACATGCATAGCTTCTACCGATCATGCGTACTACCTTTTCATGatcgctttttttctcctccataATACACCTGTTCTTCTCCCGTACAGATTGGCTCGATGTGATGTTTCTCGTACTAGCGGCCGCAATAATCGTACTCGTGGTAGCTTCCACCGTGTACGACCTACACCAGCAGGCCAAACAAAAGTTTCCCGAAGATTACTTCACACGCAGCTCCAAGCAAGCCCATCAGCGGCTTCTAACAGCGTTCTCATTTCCTCGCAACATCCGTAGACTGAAGGAACCAATCCACACACAGACCCGAATCGATCTTGCATGCTTCGAAGCGTTCCGCTTCGTACAAACGTTGCGTGTCATCTTCTTGCACGTAACCATTGCCCACCTGAAGATCCCACAGCGTAATCCCGAGTATCTGGAACAGCTTCAGCATGGTGCATCGCTGCAAACGTTTATCGCCGAGTTTCAAAACTACGTACAAACGTTCTTCACCATCGGTGGTATGCTGATGACGATCAACTTTCTCGATCATATACGCAAACATCCAACATTCCGCCTGTCGTACTTTGGTGAGCGACTGCTGAATCGACTTTGCCGATTGGTTCCAACGTATGCGTTCATGATTCTGCTCGAAGCATCAGTTTTGCGGCACCTGATCGATGGACCGTTCGGGCAACAGTTTATTGGCGAGTCGGCCGAAAACTGTCAACAGCGATGGTGGATGAACTTGCTGTTCGTCAACAACTATATCGGTTGGGATAATCCGGTAGGTGTGAAACACAAAGGAACTTAACTTATGCTAAGCGTGAAAGACTAAAGCCTACTTATCTTATTCTCATTCTTATCTGCAGTGCTTTATACCATCATGGTACCTTGCAACAGATCTGCAGCTGTTCATCTTTGgcatgatgataatgatgattttCTGGCGCTGGCCTTCCACCAGAAGATACATCTTTGGTGCAATCTTCCTCTACAGCGTGATCGTTCCTGCAGTGGCCTATCTGATGTCCAATATCACTCCCGTCATGACGGTTGATATGAAGGACGCGGAACAGTACATTCGGGGCCAAAACTTCCAGAGCGTACTCTACTTCCCATTCCATCAGAACACGGGAATTTACTTCTTCGGCATGCTTGCCGGCATCGTTTATCACCACTATCGGGACCAAAGGAAGGAGCTGTTTAAGGTTGCTGCATTCCGCCAGTTGGCTCAGTTCAGTGGACTTTTGTACGTGTTTTGCATGGCCACCGTGTCCTGGGTGGTGTCGAATCTATCCTGGCTTCCCGCTATCTGTCTTGCCGCGTACGCAAGCGCCTTCAAGCTGAGCTGGGGATTGTTCAACACTGTGCTGCTGCTAGCGTTAGCTCTACTGCACCGAAACAACTGGATCAAGATGACGCTCAGCCATCCGATCTTTCGTGTGCTCGGCAAACTGGGCTACAGTGTGTATCTCATTCACTTTACCGTTATAGTACAGGTTTATGGTAGGGAAAAGGCGCCCATCTTCAGCAACGAGCAGATTGTTACAGGCTACACAGTTGAGGTGCTCTTTTTCAGCTATATCCTAGGAGCGTTTCTTTGCGTGCTGGTAGAGCTACCTACAGGGGTAGCACTTAAAGAGTTGATTGAGCCTAGAGCACGGAAACCTTCCATCAATGAAGTCCACACGGCTTCGGAACCTATCGGCACACAGGTAGCACCATCGTCACCCACACTGGCTGGTGCACCGGATGCCACCGTCATGAAGAGCCCGGATGAGAACCGATAAACTCACGTTCGGAATAGCTGTGATAATCCAAGACATCTGTTAAAGCTGGTGAAGCGCAAGAATCTGCTAGGAAATTTACATACCCTTTCTTAAAATCAGACATCATTATTAATAACGTTTGTGCTTGATGACTCCAATGTCTGCATACGATAAAGCTTTCTGCTGAGTGTTATAATGTTAAACTGCAATACaatcgttttcatttttataccAAAGTGCTCACTTTATACCAGTGCTCATGCTTGCTTTATAGaagtagaaaaatatttttttggaaaaaaaagccgcTTCTCACCGCAAGGAAGATTCTTTAGCCTTCTCCATTTCCATACCTTTAAGACTGACCGACATCCGCTACCGACTGCTTTCCGGTATAGGACGCCCCTTCGTAAACTAAGCCCTCTGtacaaaagcgaacaaaacctTACAGATAAGCCACGACGTTTCGGGTCGTTAAACACAAGTATTCGCTAGTTTAAGGTCTGGTTTtagtgtgtaagtgtgtgtgtgtgtatgtaagtgtgcgtgtgtgtgtgcatgataTCGAGCACGAATATTACTGGTGCAAGGTAAATTTTaggctgttttattttgttttttctttgtggaAGGTTGTGAACAACTCTACCGGCTTG
This genomic window from Anopheles maculipalpis chromosome 2RL, idAnoMacuDA_375_x, whole genome shotgun sequence contains:
- the LOC126557851 gene encoding nose resistant to fluoxetine protein 6-like, which translates into the protein FSSKMAFVIFLFALHGAWLVSSLVAAGNSFAETFQMEEYLKFPPVFEYDDFEDCRRWYQDEYVYCIVKAPLAPDESSDLWRNISYFSSDYHHYDHSVLERGICVPKCHDAIIQNATESGMDRLSREQMIHRCISAEITPNYNLIVSSELRIQHCYARDTENIPYDWLDVMFLVLAAAIIVLVVASTVYDLHQQAKQKFPEDYFTRSSKQAHQRLLTAFSFPRNIRRLKEPIHTQTRIDLACFEAFRFVQTLRVIFLHVTIAHLKIPQRNPEYLEQLQHGASLQTFIAEFQNYVQTFFTIGGMLMTINFLDHIRKHPTFRLSYFGERLLNRLCRLVPTYAFMILLEASVLRHLIDGPFGQQFIGESAENCQQRWWMNLLFVNNYIGWDNPCFIPSWYLATDLQLFIFGMMIMMIFWRWPSTRRYIFGAIFLYSVIVPAVAYLMSNITPVMTVDMKDAEQYIRGQNFQSVLYFPFHQNTGIYFFGMLAGIVYHHYRDQRKELFKVAAFRQLAQFSGLLYVFCMATVSWVVSNLSWLPAICLAAYASAFKLSWGLFNTVLLLALALLHRNNWIKMTLSHPIFRVLGKLGYSVYLIHFTVIVQVYGREKAPIFSNEQIVTGYTVEVLFFSYILGAFLCVLVELPTGVALKELIEPRARKPSINEVHTASEPIGTQVAPSSPTLAGAPDATVMKSPDENR